In Prosthecochloris sp. GSB1, the following proteins share a genomic window:
- the purT gene encoding formate-dependent phosphoribosylglycinamide formyltransferase produces the protein MTMPKKIMLLGSGELGKEFVIAAKRLGQFVIAVDSYQNAPAQQVADLREVIDMLDGTALDALVEKHRPDIIVPEIEAIRTERFYDYERQGVQVVPSARAANFTMNRRAIRDLAAKELGLRTAEYRYAASLEELQAAVEAVGLPSVVKPLMSSSGKGQSVVRDGDDIRRAWDCSQSGKRGDGPEVIVEAFVPFHTEITLLTVTQQNGPTLFCPPIGHRQERGDYQESWQPCRIDDAWLKEAREMARKVTRALGGAGIWGVEFFLADDGLYFSELSPRPHDTGMVTLAGTQNLTEFELHARAVLGLPIPGIELLRTGASAVILADRNGLNPRFSGLDEALSAPGSDIRIFGKPVTRLYRRMGVALASASPGANTETVRKQAIAAAAKVSVVCDE, from the coding sequence ATGACTATGCCGAAGAAAATCATGCTGCTCGGCAGCGGAGAGCTGGGAAAGGAATTCGTGATCGCCGCCAAGCGGCTCGGACAATTCGTGATCGCCGTGGACAGTTACCAGAACGCGCCGGCGCAGCAGGTTGCCGACCTTCGGGAGGTGATCGACATGCTCGACGGCACGGCGCTCGACGCGCTGGTGGAGAAGCACCGGCCGGACATCATCGTGCCTGAAATAGAAGCGATCCGCACGGAACGGTTCTACGACTACGAACGGCAGGGCGTGCAGGTAGTGCCTTCAGCCCGGGCGGCCAATTTCACGATGAACCGCAGGGCAATCCGCGACCTTGCGGCCAAAGAGCTCGGGCTGCGGACGGCCGAATACCGTTATGCGGCGTCCCTGGAAGAGCTTCAGGCGGCCGTCGAAGCCGTCGGTCTTCCCTCGGTGGTCAAGCCGCTGATGAGTTCTTCAGGAAAAGGACAATCGGTCGTCAGGGACGGTGACGATATCCGGCGGGCCTGGGACTGTTCGCAGAGCGGCAAGCGGGGCGACGGCCCTGAAGTGATCGTCGAGGCGTTCGTGCCGTTTCATACCGAGATCACGCTGCTCACAGTGACGCAGCAGAACGGCCCGACGCTTTTCTGCCCGCCGATAGGGCACCGTCAGGAGCGGGGAGACTACCAGGAAAGCTGGCAGCCCTGCCGTATCGACGATGCCTGGCTGAAAGAAGCGCGGGAGATGGCCCGAAAGGTCACCCGCGCGCTCGGCGGAGCGGGAATCTGGGGCGTGGAGTTCTTCCTTGCCGACGACGGGCTCTACTTCTCGGAGCTTTCCCCCCGTCCCCACGACACCGGCATGGTGACACTCGCGGGCACGCAGAACCTGACGGAATTCGAGCTGCACGCCCGCGCCGTGCTCGGCCTGCCGATCCCCGGGATCGAGCTGTTGCGCACGGGTGCGAGCGCGGTCATCCTTGCCGACAGGAACGGGCTCAACCCCCGGTTCTCCGGTCTCGATGAAGCTCTTTCGGCACCCGGAAGCGATATCCGCATCTTCGGCAAACCGGTTACCCGCCTCTACCGTCGCATGGGCGTCGCCCTCGCCTCCGCCAGCCCCGGCGCGAACACGGAAACCGTCAGGAAACAGGCGATCGCCGCCGCCGCGAAGGTAAGCGTCGTCTGCGATGAGTAA
- the rlmD gene encoding 23S rRNA (uracil(1939)-C(5))-methyltransferase RlmD: MEKNLREIYGKGDRIELTISDIAEKDQCFGRLGDGAGVLVRGMLAVGDRVLAEVTRVKPTYLEAVTRALLEPSEDRVKPACPVFGVCGGCKWMHVGYEAQLRYKRKKVQDALEHIGGFSDMEVQPVQSAKRALHYRNKVEFSCSSKRYLMPRELDMEVLEKPKDFALGFHAPGNFEKVLDIETCYLATEDMNSALAVTRDFALEKGLSPYAARDHDGFLRNLVLRRSEEHDELMVNIVTSSYDAGLMAEYRDRLLESMPGRNMTIVNNVTARKNTVAVGEREYPVYGDGFIEERLGDLHFRISANSFFQTNTSQAEALYDGIMKMAGLRPDDTVYDLYCGTGTITLYLAERCRRAVGLEVVESSIADARENARRNGIGNATFCQADLKDFHTLLDSLEEFGPPRVVVTDPPRAGMHPKALRTMVRLQPETIVYVSCNPANLARDGKEICGWDYRLEEVRPVDMFPHTSHVETLACFKRTV, encoded by the coding sequence ATGGAGAAAAATCTCAGGGAGATATACGGAAAAGGAGACCGGATAGAACTTACCATTTCCGATATAGCTGAAAAGGATCAGTGTTTCGGCCGTCTCGGTGACGGTGCGGGCGTTCTCGTGCGCGGCATGCTCGCCGTCGGAGACAGGGTGCTCGCGGAGGTGACCAGGGTGAAGCCGACCTATCTCGAAGCCGTGACGAGAGCGTTGCTCGAGCCCTCTGAAGACCGTGTCAAGCCGGCTTGCCCTGTCTTTGGGGTCTGCGGGGGGTGCAAGTGGATGCATGTCGGCTACGAGGCCCAGCTTCGTTACAAACGCAAGAAGGTTCAGGATGCTCTCGAGCATATCGGTGGATTCAGCGATATGGAGGTTCAGCCGGTCCAGTCGGCGAAACGCGCTCTGCATTACCGCAACAAGGTTGAGTTTTCCTGTTCCAGCAAACGCTACCTGATGCCGCGCGAACTCGATATGGAGGTGCTGGAGAAGCCGAAGGATTTCGCTCTCGGGTTCCACGCGCCCGGCAATTTCGAGAAGGTGCTCGACATAGAGACCTGTTACCTTGCGACCGAAGACATGAACAGTGCGCTCGCCGTTACCAGGGATTTCGCGCTTGAAAAAGGACTCTCACCCTACGCGGCCAGGGATCATGATGGTTTTCTGCGAAACCTGGTGCTTCGCCGGAGCGAAGAGCATGACGAACTGATGGTGAACATCGTGACTTCGTCGTACGATGCCGGTCTCATGGCCGAGTACCGTGACAGGCTCCTCGAATCAATGCCGGGCAGGAACATGACCATCGTCAATAACGTCACCGCCAGGAAGAACACCGTTGCCGTCGGTGAACGCGAGTACCCGGTGTATGGCGACGGTTTTATCGAGGAGCGTCTCGGCGACTTGCATTTCAGGATCTCGGCAAACTCCTTTTTCCAGACCAACACTTCACAGGCGGAGGCGCTGTATGACGGTATCATGAAGATGGCCGGGCTGAGGCCGGACGACACAGTTTACGATCTCTACTGCGGCACAGGCACCATTACCCTCTACCTCGCCGAACGGTGCAGGCGCGCGGTCGGTCTCGAGGTCGTAGAAAGCTCGATCGCCGACGCCCGGGAGAACGCCAGGCGCAACGGCATCGGCAATGCAACGTTCTGCCAGGCGGATCTCAAGGATTTTCATACCCTTCTCGACTCCCTCGAGGAATTCGGCCCGCCGAGAGTCGTCGTGACCGATCCGCCGAGGGCGGGCATGCATCCCAAGGCGCTCAGGACCATGGTGCGGCTTCAGCCCGAGACGATCGTCTACGTCAGTTGCAACCCCGCGAACCTCGCGAGGGACGGCAAGGAAATCTGCGGGTGGGACTACCGGCTCGAAGAGGTACGGCCGGTCGACATGTTCCCGCACACGAGCCATGTGGAGACGCTGGCTTGCTTCAAACGAACGGTTTGA